AAAAAAATAACAATGCTGAAACGAGGATTATCTGCTAAACAATTCTTACCCGTTTTTTGGGGAGGAGTTGTAGGGATTATGGGAGGTTTAATTGGTTTAGGCGGCGCTGAATTTCGTTTGCCGATTCTGATTAGAATTTTTCATTATTCCACTCTCCAAGCGATTATTATCAATTTAATTGTAAGCCTTGTAACGGTTATTTTTTCCCTACTATTTCGGAATGGAATTGAGGGATTGATTAATATTGCCAATCACTTCCCTATTATTTTGAATATTCTGGCAGGTTCTTTACTCGGGTCTTATTTAGGTGTCAATTATGCCACTGGAATCAATGAAAAACTATTAACTCGAATAGTTATCATTTTTTTAGTCGTGATTAGTTTCATTTTAATCGGACATGACCTAATTTTTAATATTGGAGACTGGCAACTCCCTCCTTTACTACAGATTATCACGGCTTTAATTGCTGGCATAGTCATTGGCATTTTTAGTGGCTTACTGGGAGTCGCAGGAGGAGAACTCATTATTCCAACGATTATCCTTATTTTTGCCATTGATATTCAATTAGCAGGAAATCTTAGTCTTGCCATTAGTATGCCCACAATTTTAATGGGATTATTTAAGTATAATCAGCAAGATAAATTGAAAGAGGTTAAATCCGAGAATAACTTTCTAATTCTCATTGCAATTGGTTCAGTTTTAGGAGCATTTATCGGTAGTTACTTCTTACAATATGTCACTAGCACAGCCCTCTATTGGATTTTAGGAATTATTCTTTTAATTTCTGCTTTTAAGCTCGCAAAACATTAAAAAAATGAAACTAAATCAGCTAATTCTAATGTTATTTTTGGGCATTTTATCATTTACTTTAGTCATAGGATGTCAACCAGCACAAACAAGCAATCAAATTACAATTTCTGCCTCTGCTACTTTCCAAGATGTTCTGGAAACTATTAAACCTATTTATGAATCAGAATATCCTGAAAAAGAAATTACGTATAACTTTGGTGGTTCTGGTTCTTTACAGCGACAAATTGAACAAGGCGCACCTGTTGATATTTTTCTAGTTGCTGATGCCGAAAAAATGGATAGCTTAGAAGAACAGGGGTTAATTCTTTCAGAAACTAGACAGGATATTTTACGGAATAAAATTGCTTTAGTTACGGCGAGTGATAATAATTTAGAATTAACCAATTTTAATGATATTACGCAAGAAAGTATTAATTTGGTTGGGCTAGGAGAAGCCAAAACTATTGCAGCAGGAAGATATACGCAAGAAATTTTAGACTCATTGAATATTGCTGACGAAGTTTATGCTAAAGCAGTTTATGGTAAAGATGTTCGACAAATTGTGAATTATGTGGCGACAGGTAATGTGGAAGTGGGGATGGTTTTTCAAACTGATGCCCAAAATGCTAATAATATTAAAACCATTACTACAGCACCAGAAGAGAGTCATTCTCCTATTATTTGTCCCATTGCTGTTATAAAAGATAGCCAAAATATAGAACTCAGCAAAGAATTTATTGAATTTTTAACCAATAATCAAGCGCAAACAGTTTTTGAAGAATATGGATTTATCCCAGTCAAGAGTGACCAGTTAGCAGTTACCGAAAGAACAAATGACTAATACAAAGCGAGATTGGAATAGCTACTATAATGCCATTGAAAATCGCCCTCCCAGACGAACCATTTTAACTGCTTTGGCTGGTTTTGAAGAAAGTGGTTTTGCGATTGATTTGGGTTGCGGAACGGGGAGAGATACAGAAGAATTATTAACACAAAATTGGACAGTTTTAGCTATTGATCAAGAAACAGAGACAATTCAAAGGCTACAAGCCAAATTTGAGGATCATCCTCAACTAACTACCCAAGTTTCTAGTTTTGAAGACTTAAAATTTCCGCAAGCAGTTGATTTGATTAATGCTAGCTTCACTTTACCCTTTTGTTCTCCAGTTGCTTTTCCAAGGGTTTGGGAAACTATTTTTAACTCATTGAAAAAGGGAGGAAGATTTTGTGGACATTTATTCGGCGATCGCGATTCTTGGCGAGACAAACCTTTTATTCATTGTCAAACTCGTTTTCAAGTAGAGACTTTACTCAAGCCTTACAAAATTGAATTACTTGAAGAAGAAGAACACAGTGGTCAAACGCCTTTAGGTGAAGCAAGAGACTGGCATATTTTTCATATTGTAGCCCAGAAAAATGAATGATTTAAGTCCAATTTGGATATCGCTAAATACAGCTTTAGTTGCAACTGTCATTACCTTTATCTTAGGTATTTTAATGGCATGGTGGATGCTAAAATACCAAGGAAGATTCAAAGGATTCTTAGAAAGTATCTTAACTGCCCCTTTAGTCTTACCGCCAACTGTAGTGGGCTTTTTATTATTATTGTTACTAGGAAGAAATAGCCCTCTTGGTCAACTTCTAAATTACTTCGGGATTAGAATTATTTTCTCTTGGTATGCAACAGTGATTGCTTCGACTGTGGTGGCTTTTCCCCTGATGTATAAAACAGCTTTTGGGGCATTTCAACAAATTGATCGCAATTTAATTGCTTGTGCTAGAACGCTTGGTGCTTCAGAATGGACAATTTTTTTACGAATTATTCTCCCTTTAGCCCAATCAGGATTAATTGCTGGAACTTTACTTAGTTTTGCTCGCGCTTTAGGAGAATTTGGGGCAACATTAATGGTAGCTGGATCAGTTCCAGGGGAAACACAAACCATGCCTATTGCTATTTTTTTGGCAGCAGAAGGGGGAGACATGGATCGCGCCTTTATCCTCGTCTTAATTATTTTAGTTATCTCTTTAGGCGTAATTACTGCTGTTAACTATTGGACAAAAGATAATCAAGATTATCGCACTCATAATTTCTTAAATCCTCTCTTTTCAAGATTGTCTAATTCAGCTGCTTCAAAGCGAAAACCAAGTTTTCATTCTCCTTTACCAGAAACCGAAATAAAATTAGTGGTTGCCATTGAAAAACAACTCTCCGATTTAAACTTAAATGTTTCCTTTACCAGTAATCAAATTCCCATGGGATTATTAGGGGCTTCTGGTGCTGGAAAAAGTACGATTTTACGTTGTATTGCTGGCTTAGAAACCCCTGATCGCGGTACAATTATATTAAATGGCAAAATCCTGTTTGATTCCGAAAGAGGAATTAATCTACCGCCGCGCGATCGCGCTTGTGGTTTCTTATTTCAAAACTATGCTTTATTTCCCCATCTTACAGTAACAGAGAACATCGCCTTTGCCGTAGCTAAAGGAACAACTAATCGACAGATTAAACAAGTAGTGGAAAAAGAATTAATTGCCGTTAATCTACAAGGAATGGGGAATCGCTACCCTGAAGAACTTTCTGGCGGGCAACAACAAAGAGTGGCACTAGCGCGGGCAAAAATTAATCAACCAGAAATTCTCTTACTCGATGAACCCTTCTCGGCGTTAGATACTTATCTACGAGATCAACAAGAAAAATTGCTGAGACAAAACTTAAGTTCTTACCAAGGAGTCACCTTATTTATTACTCATAATTTAGAAGAAGCCTATCGGGTTTGCCCTCATTTACTGGTAATTGATCAAGGAAAAGTCATTGCCAATGATTCTAAACAAAATATTTTTGAACATCCTCCCAACTATCAAACCGCACAATTAACAGGTTGTAAAAACTTCTCTCGCGCTGTTAAACTCTCTCCTACCAAAATTCAAGCCTTAGATTGGAATTGTAGTTTAGAAGTCTTAGAACCAATTCCTGATACTTTAGAATATGTTGCTATTCGCGCCCATCATCTCAACTTTTCGGCAACAGAAGAAACTAATACCATTCCCTGTTGGGTAGCAACCCTGAGTGAAACCCAGCACCGTGTCACCTTGTATCTAAAATTAAACCAACCAGCAACACATCCAGAAGACTATCATTTGCAAGCAGAAATTTTTAAAGAGAAATGGCAAGAATTAAAAGCCTCTCCCTTTCCCTGGCAAGTCCAACTACCGCCACTTAGGATAATATTATTGAATCGGTTTCCTTAATAAGTTTTTCTCCTTCACCCTATCACTCCACAACATTTTCTTTTTGGGTTATACTATTTTTCGTGAATAGTAAAAAACAGAAACTTGATAGTAATAAAAATCGGATATAGCAATATGATCTCATTTGTAAAAACTAGCTTAATTTACGTAGGCTGAAAGCCGTGCCGAAGGCTTACCCTCTAACCCCCCTTATTAAGGGGGGAATTAAAGGGGGGATCAAATGCAGGAATTTACAACTGATTTAGGATTGCTATATAACTATTTTTAATAATTTGTCAAAGTTTCATGCGAATGTCAAAAAGAAGACTTAAATTCAAGGCTAGTAATTATAAACTGGTAAATTAATAAAGGCGCGATCGCGCAGAAGTTATTAAAATCTGTATTAAATAGCAACTTCTAGAAATAGTGTTACTCAGATAGTTACTTGAGAAATTCTGAATGTTGCGAGGAGTTCAAACCTTCTTTTAAGACTGCCAAAACTCTTGCCATATCGCCATTTAGCAGGGATGCAACTGCTAACCACAATCCAGGGAACACCTCACTGCGAATAATTCCAGCGCGATCGGGTTCAAGGGAACGATAATCACCATCGGTGAGAACAAACCAATTTAATTTTTGATCCAATACCTGCCAAACGAGATATTCCCGAACCCCGTTGCGACGGTAAACCTTCTTTTTTTCATACAAATCATTGGCGCTACTACTGGCAGCCACTTCCACCACTAATTCCGGTGCGCCTTCAATATAACCATCTTCATCAAGGCGAGATTGCCCCCCTGCAGTTTCCTCAATGAGTAAAACAGCATCAGGCTGAGGTTCATTGTCTAAATCTAGGCGAACGGTGGGATTATCACCTAATCTCGTTCCTGGTGTCATTGCTTTGTAAGTTCCCAACCAAGTCATCAAATCACCGTGAGGTTCAGCATGAGGTTCAAACCGTAGAGGGGAGGGCACGTAAACAACTCCTTCAATGAGTTCTGCTTTTTTTAGATGTGGCATGGCATGGTAACGACGTTCAAACTGATCACGAGTAAGATGATCGCCGCTTTCGAGAGGAGGTGTTACAAAATGACTCTCTTGTTGGGATGATTGCGCTTTAACCATGATTATTTTCCTCTCTCCCCTGATTCGCTTTATCTTCAGTTTACTGTATCGATAATTTTGCGCGATCAGATTTTTATCATATCATCTTTTTCTATAAACCCTAACTTAAGTCATCCGCTAAGGTTTCTCACAACTTTTCAAAGATGGTTAACCCTACCCCTGCTAACAACCAATAATGATTAATCTGAGTAAACCCAATTTGCTTTCCCATTTCTTCTCGCTTAGAAAAACTGTAAAGGCGAATTTTTCCAGCGCCGATGGGAATCTCTTGATAACCATCATTTCCTATCCCAACCCAATCAATTAAATAATACTTTCCTTGAGGTTTTAGGGTGCGATAAACTTCCGAT
This window of the Euhalothece natronophila Z-M001 genome carries:
- a CDS encoding sulfite exporter TauE/SafE family protein; protein product: MLKRGLSAKQFLPVFWGGVVGIMGGLIGLGGAEFRLPILIRIFHYSTLQAIIINLIVSLVTVIFSLLFRNGIEGLINIANHFPIILNILAGSLLGSYLGVNYATGINEKLLTRIVIIFLVVISFILIGHDLIFNIGDWQLPPLLQIITALIAGIVIGIFSGLLGVAGGELIIPTIILIFAIDIQLAGNLSLAISMPTILMGLFKYNQQDKLKEVKSENNFLILIAIGSVLGAFIGSYFLQYVTSTALYWILGIILLISAFKLAKH
- the modA gene encoding molybdate ABC transporter substrate-binding protein; amino-acid sequence: MKLNQLILMLFLGILSFTLVIGCQPAQTSNQITISASATFQDVLETIKPIYESEYPEKEITYNFGGSGSLQRQIEQGAPVDIFLVADAEKMDSLEEQGLILSETRQDILRNKIALVTASDNNLELTNFNDITQESINLVGLGEAKTIAAGRYTQEILDSLNIADEVYAKAVYGKDVRQIVNYVATGNVEVGMVFQTDAQNANNIKTITTAPEESHSPIICPIAVIKDSQNIELSKEFIEFLTNNQAQTVFEEYGFIPVKSDQLAVTERTND
- a CDS encoding class I SAM-dependent methyltransferase; amino-acid sequence: MTNTKRDWNSYYNAIENRPPRRTILTALAGFEESGFAIDLGCGTGRDTEELLTQNWTVLAIDQETETIQRLQAKFEDHPQLTTQVSSFEDLKFPQAVDLINASFTLPFCSPVAFPRVWETIFNSLKKGGRFCGHLFGDRDSWRDKPFIHCQTRFQVETLLKPYKIELLEEEEHSGQTPLGEARDWHIFHIVAQKNE
- the modB gene encoding molybdate ABC transporter permease subunit, with protein sequence MNDLSPIWISLNTALVATVITFILGILMAWWMLKYQGRFKGFLESILTAPLVLPPTVVGFLLLLLLGRNSPLGQLLNYFGIRIIFSWYATVIASTVVAFPLMYKTAFGAFQQIDRNLIACARTLGASEWTIFLRIILPLAQSGLIAGTLLSFARALGEFGATLMVAGSVPGETQTMPIAIFLAAEGGDMDRAFILVLIILVISLGVITAVNYWTKDNQDYRTHNFLNPLFSRLSNSAASKRKPSFHSPLPETEIKLVVAIEKQLSDLNLNVSFTSNQIPMGLLGASGAGKSTILRCIAGLETPDRGTIILNGKILFDSERGINLPPRDRACGFLFQNYALFPHLTVTENIAFAVAKGTTNRQIKQVVEKELIAVNLQGMGNRYPEELSGGQQQRVALARAKINQPEILLLDEPFSALDTYLRDQQEKLLRQNLSSYQGVTLFITHNLEEAYRVCPHLLVIDQGKVIANDSKQNIFEHPPNYQTAQLTGCKNFSRAVKLSPTKIQALDWNCSLEVLEPIPDTLEYVAIRAHHLNFSATEETNTIPCWVATLSETQHRVTLYLKLNQPATHPEDYHLQAEIFKEKWQELKASPFPWQVQLPPLRIILLNRFP
- a CDS encoding Uma2 family endonuclease encodes the protein MVKAQSSQQESHFVTPPLESGDHLTRDQFERRYHAMPHLKKAELIEGVVYVPSPLRFEPHAEPHGDLMTWLGTYKAMTPGTRLGDNPTVRLDLDNEPQPDAVLLIEETAGGQSRLDEDGYIEGAPELVVEVAASSSANDLYEKKKVYRRNGVREYLVWQVLDQKLNWFVLTDGDYRSLEPDRAGIIRSEVFPGLWLAVASLLNGDMARVLAVLKEGLNSSQHSEFLK